One segment of Streptomyces sp. XD-27 DNA contains the following:
- a CDS encoding PP2C family protein-serine/threonine phosphatase, which produces MILTVVIASLAYATPPEVAFSRLLPAAPALAAAMWPVLPTVLLGTVCLLLMIGLGIVFPGLGTWWTAGGIVAVTVAAAYGSHVRLQREQTLFQVRLVADAAQQVVLSPMPRRFGDVEIEALYLAAAAEASIGGDFYEVVDTKYGVRLLIGDVRGKGLPAVGSAAAMVNSFREAAYDEADLVNVARRLEASSTRYNAAFPPEGMMERFATALLVEIPHGGGSIGVLNCGHPPPLVLNRGELRALEPTTPSPLLNLAELIGDHYSVDTFGFAPGDLLLLYTDGVAEARDRDGEFFPVAAWLRRQPPGCPRELLNALHHDLLHYSRGRLDDDIAALAVRLCASPEPLDGQRDQPA; this is translated from the coding sequence GTGATCCTGACCGTTGTCATCGCCAGCCTGGCGTACGCCACTCCCCCAGAGGTGGCCTTCAGCCGGCTCCTGCCCGCGGCGCCGGCCCTCGCGGCCGCCATGTGGCCCGTGCTCCCCACCGTCCTGCTGGGGACGGTCTGCCTTCTTCTCATGATCGGCCTCGGCATCGTGTTCCCCGGCCTCGGGACGTGGTGGACGGCGGGGGGGATCGTCGCCGTCACCGTGGCGGCCGCGTACGGAAGCCATGTCCGGCTCCAGCGGGAGCAGACCCTGTTCCAGGTCCGGCTCGTCGCCGACGCGGCGCAGCAGGTGGTCCTGAGCCCGATGCCGCGCCGCTTCGGGGACGTCGAGATCGAGGCGCTGTATCTCGCGGCCGCCGCGGAGGCCAGTATCGGCGGCGACTTCTACGAGGTGGTCGACACGAAGTACGGGGTCCGGCTGCTCATCGGCGATGTGCGGGGCAAGGGACTGCCGGCGGTGGGCTCGGCCGCGGCGATGGTCAACTCCTTCCGGGAGGCGGCCTACGACGAGGCCGACCTGGTCAACGTCGCGCGTCGCCTCGAGGCCAGCAGTACCCGTTACAACGCCGCCTTTCCCCCCGAGGGCATGATGGAGCGCTTCGCCACCGCCCTTCTCGTCGAGATCCCCCACGGGGGCGGCAGTATCGGAGTCCTCAACTGCGGACATCCCCCGCCGCTGGTCCTGAACCGCGGAGAACTCCGCGCCCTGGAGCCCACCACCCCCTCGCCGCTGCTCAACCTCGCGGAGCTGATCGGTGATCACTACAGCGTCGACACCTTCGGCTTCGCACCTGGCGACCTGCTGCTCCTCTATACCGACGGTGTCGCCGAGGCCCGCGACCGCGACGGCGAGTTCTTCCCCGTGGCGGCCTGGCTGCGCCGCCAGCCCCCGGGGTGCCCCCGCGAACTGCTCAACGCTCTTCACCATGACCTCCTCCACTACAGCAGAGGACGCCTCGACGACGACATCGCCGCCCTCGCCGTGCGCTTGTGCGCCTCTCCGGAGCCGCTCGACGGTCAGAGGGATCAGCCCGCCTAG
- a CDS encoding ABC transporter substrate-binding protein, which produces MTAPRARAGVVFGCLALTALVLSSCSDNGTPAAAPEKPSVATSAERVGGMDALVAAAKEEGTLNAIALPRNWAGYGALLDGFERKYGIDVRVENPQGSSQSEIDAIKRNRGRADAPDVIDVGDTFAQDAARQNLLAPYKVAAYGSIPRNQKDSQARWYNGYGGYISIGCDATRITTCPQAFADLEKPEYQGKVALNGDPTKAGAAFAGVYAAALANKGSFDDIQPGIDFFAGLKRIGNFNPAESTPAAIVKGDTPISIDWDFVNLGYADEFRSEGVDWKVSIPFDGSFGQYYAMAINKDAPHPAAARLWQEYLFSPEGQNLRLGGYARPVLKDVMEEDGTLDEAAAARLPTVEGTPEFPTEAQSAKAQEKIARGWAKAVSG; this is translated from the coding sequence GTGACCGCCCCTCGTGCCCGAGCAGGGGTCGTCTTCGGTTGCCTCGCCCTCACTGCACTGGTCCTGAGCTCCTGCAGCGACAACGGCACGCCCGCCGCGGCGCCCGAGAAGCCGTCGGTGGCCACCTCCGCCGAGCGCGTGGGTGGCATGGACGCATTGGTCGCCGCGGCGAAGGAAGAGGGGACGCTCAACGCGATCGCGCTCCCGCGCAACTGGGCCGGCTACGGCGCCCTGCTGGACGGCTTCGAACGAAAGTACGGGATCGACGTCCGGGTCGAGAATCCGCAGGGCTCCAGCCAAAGCGAGATCGACGCCATCAAGAGGAACCGGGGTCGGGCAGACGCTCCCGACGTGATCGACGTCGGTGACACCTTCGCGCAGGACGCGGCCCGGCAGAATCTGCTCGCTCCCTACAAGGTCGCCGCATACGGCTCGATCCCGAGGAATCAGAAGGACTCCCAGGCCCGCTGGTACAACGGCTACGGCGGCTACATCTCCATCGGCTGCGACGCCACGCGCATCACGACCTGTCCGCAGGCCTTCGCCGATCTGGAGAAGCCCGAATACCAGGGCAAGGTCGCGCTCAACGGCGACCCCACCAAGGCCGGCGCCGCTTTCGCCGGCGTGTATGCGGCCGCCCTGGCGAACAAGGGGTCTTTCGACGACATCCAGCCCGGCATCGACTTCTTCGCCGGCCTCAAGAGGATCGGCAACTTCAACCCCGCCGAGTCCACCCCGGCCGCCATCGTGAAGGGCGACACCCCCATCAGCATCGACTGGGACTTCGTCAACCTCGGGTACGCCGACGAGTTCCGCAGCGAGGGCGTGGACTGGAAGGTCTCCATCCCCTTCGACGGCAGCTTCGGCCAGTACTACGCGATGGCGATCAACAAGGACGCCCCGCACCCCGCCGCCGCGCGCCTGTGGCAGGAGTACCTCTTCAGCCCGGAGGGCCAGAACCTCCGGCTCGGGGGCTACGCCCGCCCGGTGCTGAAGGACGTCATGGAGGAGGACGGCACCCTTGACGAAGCCGCCGCCGCACGGCTGCCGACGGTCGAGGGGACGCCGGAATTCCCGACCGAGGCCCAGTCGGCGAAGGCGCAGGAGAAGATCGCCCGGGGCTGGGCCAAGGCCGTATCGGGCTGA
- a CDS encoding luciferase family protein, giving the protein MNLAEYANAHLAGWPALSRGSAGCGARHCLCAGGREIVHFHDGNEVDVHLTHDMIHRLRPALRTSSALQLPAASGWITVRLETGSDIDLLATLVSAALLATGGEPGAAESARTDPCTRESTPVSRGCPDQRLRRAFRWRRKR; this is encoded by the coding sequence ATGAACTTGGCCGAATATGCGAACGCGCATCTCGCCGGCTGGCCCGCGCTCTCGCGGGGGAGTGCGGGGTGTGGAGCACGGCATTGCCTGTGTGCCGGCGGCCGGGAGATCGTGCACTTCCATGACGGCAACGAGGTCGACGTTCACCTGACCCATGACATGATCCACAGGCTGCGTCCGGCTCTGCGCACGTCCAGCGCTCTCCAACTGCCCGCGGCATCGGGGTGGATCACGGTCCGGCTCGAGACAGGCTCCGACATCGACCTGCTCGCCACGCTCGTCAGTGCCGCGCTGCTGGCGACGGGAGGCGAGCCGGGGGCGGCCGAATCGGCTCGAACCGACCCCTGCACCCGGGAATCAACGCCGGTCTCCCGCGGCTGTCCGGACCAGCGATTGCGACGAGCCTTCAGATGGCGTCGTAAGCGGTAG
- a CDS encoding carboxymuconolactone decarboxylase family protein, with protein MTLRIPKAELPTEMSEAMIKQLGAVPEPVEVVWHSPKVATSNLEFSAKLSEWDAADASLKSFAHMAVAAQVGCSWCLDIGYFQAQNENLDLTKASQVPRWRESEVFTPLERDVLEYAEAMTNTPPTVTDELYAGLLDRLGPAAMVELTAYVAFVNMATRNNNANGVTSQGYSDACEIPLAERPETSGVASTA; from the coding sequence ATGACACTGCGCATTCCCAAGGCGGAGCTTCCCACCGAGATGAGCGAGGCCATGATCAAGCAGCTCGGTGCCGTGCCCGAGCCCGTCGAGGTGGTGTGGCACAGCCCCAAGGTCGCCACCTCCAACCTGGAGTTCTCGGCCAAGCTGAGCGAGTGGGATGCGGCCGACGCGAGCCTCAAGTCGTTCGCGCACATGGCCGTCGCGGCACAGGTCGGCTGCAGCTGGTGCCTCGACATCGGCTACTTCCAGGCGCAGAACGAGAACCTGGACCTGACCAAGGCAAGCCAGGTGCCGCGCTGGCGGGAGTCGGAGGTGTTCACCCCGCTGGAGCGGGACGTCCTCGAGTACGCCGAGGCCATGACGAACACGCCGCCGACCGTCACCGACGAGCTGTACGCGGGTCTGCTGGACCGGCTCGGCCCGGCGGCGATGGTCGAGCTCACCGCATACGTCGCGTTCGTCAACATGGCGACCAGGAACAACAACGCGAACGGGGTCACGTCGCAGGGCTACTCCGACGCCTGCGAGATTCCGCTGGCAGAGCGCCCGGAGACGTCCGGCGTGGCATCGACGGCATGA
- a CDS encoding RNA polymerase sigma-70 factor: MTHDPFVAHRSLLFTVAYEMLGSAADAEDVLQESWLRWADVDHAQVYDPRAYLVRVVTRQALNRLRTLSRSREDYVGEWLPEPLLTSPDVAEDVELAESVSIAMLTVLETLGPTERAVFVLREVFELPYGEIAEAIGKSAAAVRQIARRAREHVAARRPRARVSRSEQRAVVERFLAALRTGQLQELMEVLAPDVVMVADGGGLVAAALAPIHGAGLVAPLLARAHRVVAALETTAVWLNGAPAGRIEIDGEPSAVSLVVEDGRVTRIYVVRNPQKLRRLDEPAELAR; the protein is encoded by the coding sequence ATGACCCACGACCCGTTCGTCGCCCATCGCAGCCTGCTGTTCACGGTCGCCTACGAGATGCTCGGCTCGGCGGCCGACGCGGAGGACGTGCTGCAGGAGTCCTGGCTGCGGTGGGCCGACGTCGACCACGCGCAGGTGTACGATCCGCGGGCGTACCTCGTCCGGGTCGTCACGCGGCAGGCGCTCAACCGCCTGCGGACGTTGTCGCGCAGCCGCGAGGACTACGTCGGCGAGTGGCTGCCGGAACCGCTGCTGACCAGCCCTGACGTAGCCGAGGACGTCGAACTCGCGGAGAGCGTCTCGATCGCGATGCTGACGGTCCTGGAAACGCTCGGGCCGACCGAGCGGGCCGTGTTCGTGCTGCGCGAGGTCTTCGAGCTGCCCTACGGCGAGATCGCCGAGGCCATCGGGAAGTCCGCGGCCGCGGTGCGCCAGATCGCGCGGCGGGCACGCGAGCATGTGGCGGCCCGGCGGCCTCGGGCGCGGGTGAGCCGGTCGGAGCAGCGGGCCGTGGTGGAGCGGTTCCTGGCCGCGCTGCGAACCGGGCAGTTGCAGGAGCTGATGGAGGTCCTGGCGCCGGACGTGGTCATGGTCGCCGATGGCGGCGGACTGGTGGCCGCCGCTCTGGCTCCGATCCACGGCGCCGGACTGGTGGCGCCGTTGCTCGCGCGAGCGCACCGGGTGGTGGCGGCGCTCGAGACGACGGCCGTGTGGCTCAACGGTGCGCCGGCGGGCCGGATCGAGATCGACGGCGAGCCGTCCGCGGTGAGCCTCGTGGTGGAGGACGGGCGGGTCACCCGGATCTACGTGGTGCGAAATCCGCAGAAGCTGAGGCGGCTGGACGAACCGGCCGAACTCGCCAGGTAG